In one Melospiza melodia melodia isolate bMelMel2 chromosome 5, bMelMel2.pri, whole genome shotgun sequence genomic region, the following are encoded:
- the ANKRD37 gene encoding ankyrin repeat domain-containing protein 37 translates to MLMLDCSSESGSFSNLFETGTAVNAPADASGQSPAHLAACGGEAFFLLWQLQTGANLNQQDCLGEAPIHKAAKAGSLECLALLVAGDAKIDLCNNSGQTAADLALDYGFLECAKFLRTIQHTQTMKLRGQSGYSLSDRHGLQREDPTAQKQESETSRSINRKRRRSDGV, encoded by the exons ATGCTGATGCTGGACTGCAGCTCCGAG TCTGGTAGTTTCAGCAACCTATTTGAGACGGGAACCGCTGTGAATGCACCTGCAGATGCCTCTGGTCAGTCTCCAGCTCACTTGGCCGCTTGTGGTGGTGAAGCTTTTTTCCTACTTTGGCAACTGCAGACAGGAGCAAATTTGAACCAACAG GATTGCCTTGGAGAAGCCCCGATACATAAAGCAGCAAAAGCTGGGAGTCTGGAATGTCTTGCTCTCCTTGTTGCTGGTGATGCTAAAATTGA CTTGTGCAACAACAGTGGACAGACAGCAGCAGACCTTGCACTGGATTATGGCTTTCTGGAATGTGCCAAGTTCCTCAGGACAATTCAGCACACTCAGACAATGAAACTGAGAGGACAGTCTGGATACTCGCTAAGTGACAGACATGGCTTGCAGAGAGAGGATCCAACTGCACAGAAACAAGAAAGTGAAACCAGCAGATCCATAAACAGGAAGAGGAGAAGATCAGATGGTGTGTAA